In Bos taurus isolate L1 Dominette 01449 registration number 42190680 breed Hereford chromosome 11, ARS-UCD2.0, whole genome shotgun sequence, one DNA window encodes the following:
- the KCNS3 gene encoding delayed-rectifier potassium channel regulatory subunit KCNS3 isoform X1 translates to MVFGEFFHRPGPDEELVNLNVGGFKQTVDQSTLLRFPHTRLGKLLSCHSEEAILELCDDYSVADKEYYFDRNPSLFRYVLNFYYTGKLHVMEELCVFSFCQEIEYWGINELFLDSCCSNRYQERKEENHEKDWDQKSNDVSTDSSFEESSLFEKELEKFDKLRFGQLRKKIWIRMENPAYCLSAKLIAISSLSVVLASIVAMCIHSMSEFQNEDGEVDDPVLEGVEIACIAWFTGELVIRLVTAPCQKKFWKNPLNIIDFVSIVPFYATLAVDTKEEESEDIENMGKVVQILRLMRIFRILKLARHSVGLRSLGATLRHSYHEVGLLLLFLSVGISIFSVLIYSVEKDDHTSSLTSIPVCWWWATISMTTVGYGDTHPVTLVGKLIASTCIICGILVVALPITIIFNKFSKYYQKQKDIDVDQCSEDPPEKCQELPYFNIRDIYAQRMHAFITSLSSVGIMVSDPDSTDASSIEDNEDVYNTASLENCPPM, encoded by the coding sequence ATGGTGTTTGGTGAGTTTTTCCATCGCCCTGGACCAGACGAGGAACTTGTCAACTTGAACGTGGGGGGCTTTAAGCAGACGGTCGACCAGAGCACCCTCCTGCGCTTCCCTCACACCAGACTCGGGAAACTGCTTAGCTGCCACTCGGAAGAGGCCATCCTGGAACTGTGCGATGACTACAGCGTGGCCGATAAAGAGTACTACTTTGATCGCAACCCCTCGCTGTTCAGATATGTCTTGAACTTCTATTACACGGGGAAGCTGCACGTCATGGAGGAGCTGTGCGTGTTCTCGTTCTGCCAGGAGATTGAGTACTGGGGCATCAACGAGCTCTTCCTGGATTCCTGCTGCAGTAATCGCTACCAGGAGCGCAAGGAGGAGAACCACGAGAAGGACTGGGACCAGAAGAGCAACGACGTGAGTACCGACTCCTCCTTCGAAGAGTCGTCTCTGTTCGAGAAAGAGCTGGAGAAGTTTGACAAGCTGCGATTTGGCCAGCTCCGGAAGAAGATCTGGATCCGGATGGAGAACCCAGCCTACTGCCTGTCGGCCAAGCTCATCGCCATCTCTTCCCTGAGCGTGGTGCTGGCCTCCATCGTGGCCATGTGCATCCACAGCATGTCGGAGTTCCAGAACGAGGACGGGGAGGTGGACGACCCCGTGCTGGAAGGTGTGGAGATCGCATGCATCGCCTGGTTCACGGGCGAGCTGGTCATCCGGCTGGTTACTGCTCCCTGTCAAAAGAAATTCTGGAAGAACCCTCTGAACATAATTGACTTCGTGTCCATCGTTCCCTTTTATGCCACGTTGGCTGTAGACACCAAGGAGGAAGAGAGTGAGGACATCGAGAACATGGGGAAAGTGGTCCAGATCCTCAGGCTCATGAGGATTTTCCGAATTCTCAAGCTTGCCCGGCACTCGGTGGGACTTCGGTCTCTCGGTGCCACACTGAGGCATAGCTACCACGAGGTCGGCCTGCTGCTTCTCTTCCTGTCGGTGGGCATCTCCATCTTTTCTGTGCTTATCTACTCCGTGGAGAAGGACGACCACACCTCCAGCCTCACCAGCATCCCCGTCTGCTGGTGGTGGGCCACCATCAGCATGACGACCGTGGGCTATGGAGACACCCACCCGGTCACCTTGGTGGGAAAGCTGATCGCCAGCACGTGCATCATCTGTGGCATCTTGGTGGTGGCCCTTCCCATCACCATTATCTTCAACAAGTTCTCCAAGTACTACCAGAAGCAAAAGGACATCGATGTGGACCAGTGTAGTGAGGACCCGCCAGAGAAGTGTCAGGAGCTCCCTTACTTTAACATTAGAGACATTTATGCCCAGCGGATGCACGCCTTCATCACCAGTCTCTCTTCGGTGGGAATCATGGTGAGCGACCCCGACTCCACAGACGCTTCAAGCATTGAAGACAATGAGGATGTTTATAACACAGCATCCTTGGAGAATTGCCCCCCAATGTGA